A window of Marinobacter salarius contains these coding sequences:
- the mazG gene encoding nucleoside triphosphate pyrophosphohydrolase translates to MSYSIDDLKTLMARLRDPESGCPWDTRQSYKTIVPHTIEEAYEVADAIDREDYPHLEDELGDLLFQVIFYSQMGKEDNHFDFDSVVDNLVRKLVRRHPHVFPEGTLESRIDPDNRPSEADIKASWERIKAEERAAKPETSAEKEPSSRLDGIARTLPAMVRAEKLQRRAANHGFDWPEVEPVFDKLHEELDELKKAWYDASSGDGPTEALEDELGDLMFVCVNLARFMKVNPEQALNSTNHKFEMRFRAIEEHLEREGRDIDGESLEALDAIWQAVKGVEKTRKK, encoded by the coding sequence ATGAGCTATTCCATTGATGATCTCAAAACGTTGATGGCGCGACTGCGGGACCCGGAGTCCGGATGCCCGTGGGATACCCGCCAGAGCTACAAAACCATCGTGCCCCATACCATTGAAGAGGCCTATGAGGTTGCGGATGCCATCGACCGTGAGGACTATCCGCATCTGGAAGATGAGCTGGGTGACCTGCTGTTCCAGGTAATTTTCTACAGCCAGATGGGAAAAGAAGACAACCACTTTGACTTCGACTCGGTGGTTGATAATCTCGTGCGCAAGCTAGTCCGGCGCCATCCCCACGTGTTCCCGGAAGGCACTCTGGAAAGCCGGATCGATCCGGACAACCGACCCAGCGAGGCTGACATCAAGGCAAGTTGGGAACGTATCAAGGCGGAGGAGCGGGCGGCGAAGCCGGAGACGTCTGCGGAGAAAGAGCCATCAAGCCGGCTCGACGGCATTGCCCGGACGCTCCCCGCAATGGTGCGCGCTGAGAAACTTCAGCGCAGGGCCGCCAATCATGGCTTTGATTGGCCAGAGGTTGAACCGGTCTTCGACAAGCTTCACGAAGAGCTCGATGAGCTAAAGAAAGCCTGGTATGACGCGAGCTCCGGCGATGGTCCGACAGAGGCGCTGGAGGACGAGCTGGGTGACCTGATGTTTGTGTGCGTCAACCTGGCACGTTTCATGAAAGTTAATCCTGAGCAGGCCCTCAACAGCACAAATCACAAGTTTGAGATGCGATTCCGTGCTATTGAGGAACACCTCGAACGCGAAGGCCGTGATATTGACGGCGAATCGCTGGAGGCATTGGACGCCATCTGGCAAGCCGTCAAAGGGGTTGAAAAGACTCGTAAAAAGTAA
- the relA gene encoding GTP diphosphokinase, which produces MVKVREDYAVTGDGQVDIERWVRQIESQTHLENAEQFRRACEMAAAIDVQAVREDRVWAPGASSFRTGIEMAQVLVELHLDQTSLVAAILYRAVREERIPLEKIRKEFGNEVAGLIDGVQQMAAISSIHHPLKGNVLGQTEGQLDNVRKMLVTMIDDVRVALIKLAERTCAIRAVKNASEEKRMRVAREVFDIYAPLAHRLGIGHIKWELEDLSFRYLHETAYKKIAKLLDEKRLDRESYIKRVITTIKDELVASGIEGELSGRAKHIYSIWRKMRRKGIDFSQVYDVRAVRILVPEVRDCYAALGIVHTLWRHIPNEFDDYVANPKENGYQSLHTAVIGPEGKVMEVQIRTQAMHEEAELGVCAHWLYKGMDKGNRSVGYDAKINWLRQVLEWQEELGDLSGLADHLKSDVASDRVYVFTPEGHVVDLPQGATPVDFAYRVHTEIGHACRGAKVNSRIVPLTYPLKTGDQISILTSNNQAPSRDWLNPSLGYIQTSRARAKVTHWFKQQDRDRNIVDGRAILEDEFKRLSLYEVDLNDLARKVNYQAAEDMFAAVGAGDLRPTHVANVAQQMLEPKSEQLDLKLSTQRRKPYDTESDIQILGVGKLKTQVAKCCKPLPGDPIGGYITVGRGVTVHRQDCITFLNLKEFEPNRIIEVSWGGQPVAVYPVDVEIEAYDRSGLLRDITQVLSSSKSDVLALNTLSNKDENTATMTVTLEISSLDQLAKLLAQIRNLPNIIDVRRKRS; this is translated from the coding sequence ATGGTAAAAGTTCGCGAAGACTATGCAGTGACGGGTGACGGCCAGGTTGATATCGAGCGCTGGGTTCGTCAGATCGAGTCACAAACGCATCTTGAGAATGCTGAACAATTCCGGCGGGCCTGTGAGATGGCCGCCGCCATTGATGTCCAGGCGGTACGTGAGGACAGGGTTTGGGCCCCGGGTGCCAGCAGCTTTCGCACCGGCATAGAAATGGCTCAGGTATTGGTGGAGCTGCACCTCGACCAGACCAGTCTGGTGGCGGCAATTCTCTACCGCGCGGTGCGGGAGGAACGGATTCCCCTGGAGAAAATCCGCAAGGAGTTCGGCAATGAGGTGGCCGGGCTGATTGACGGTGTGCAGCAGATGGCGGCGATATCGTCCATCCATCACCCACTCAAGGGCAATGTGCTGGGCCAGACCGAAGGCCAGCTCGACAACGTTCGCAAGATGTTGGTCACCATGATCGACGACGTCCGGGTGGCGCTGATCAAGCTTGCTGAGCGCACCTGCGCCATTCGTGCCGTAAAAAACGCGTCTGAAGAGAAGCGCATGCGAGTGGCCCGTGAGGTGTTCGATATCTATGCGCCGCTGGCGCATCGACTGGGTATCGGTCACATCAAGTGGGAGCTGGAAGACCTTTCATTTCGCTACCTGCACGAGACTGCTTACAAAAAAATCGCCAAGTTGCTCGATGAAAAGCGGCTCGACCGCGAAAGCTACATAAAGCGTGTCATCACTACCATCAAGGACGAACTGGTTGCGTCTGGAATAGAAGGCGAGCTTTCAGGGCGTGCTAAGCACATCTACAGTATCTGGCGGAAAATGCGGCGCAAGGGCATCGATTTTTCCCAGGTGTACGATGTTCGGGCCGTCCGCATCCTGGTGCCGGAAGTCCGTGACTGTTACGCCGCGCTTGGTATCGTGCACACACTCTGGCGCCATATTCCCAACGAATTTGACGATTACGTCGCCAACCCCAAGGAAAACGGGTATCAGTCCCTGCACACGGCTGTCATCGGTCCGGAAGGCAAGGTGATGGAGGTGCAGATCCGTACCCAGGCCATGCATGAGGAAGCGGAGCTTGGCGTTTGTGCTCACTGGCTCTACAAGGGCATGGACAAGGGTAACCGGTCTGTAGGCTACGATGCCAAGATCAACTGGCTACGGCAGGTGCTGGAATGGCAGGAAGAGCTCGGCGACCTGTCCGGGCTGGCGGATCATCTCAAGTCCGATGTTGCCTCCGACCGGGTCTACGTGTTCACGCCGGAAGGCCATGTGGTAGACCTGCCACAGGGTGCGACACCGGTGGATTTCGCCTATCGCGTGCACACCGAAATCGGCCATGCCTGTCGCGGGGCCAAGGTTAATAGCCGCATCGTGCCGCTGACCTACCCGCTGAAGACCGGTGATCAGATATCCATCCTCACGTCCAATAACCAGGCGCCCAGCCGTGACTGGCTTAACCCGAGCCTGGGGTATATCCAGACCTCCCGTGCCCGGGCCAAGGTCACCCATTGGTTCAAGCAGCAAGACCGCGACCGCAACATTGTCGATGGCCGGGCGATCCTGGAAGACGAATTCAAACGCCTGTCGCTGTACGAAGTGGATCTCAACGACCTGGCCCGCAAAGTGAACTATCAAGCCGCCGAGGATATGTTTGCGGCGGTGGGCGCAGGCGATCTTCGCCCCACCCACGTGGCCAACGTCGCCCAGCAGATGCTGGAGCCGAAATCCGAGCAACTGGATCTGAAGCTCAGCACCCAGAGGCGCAAGCCCTATGACACCGAATCGGATATCCAGATTCTGGGCGTTGGCAAGCTCAAGACCCAGGTGGCGAAATGCTGCAAACCCCTGCCGGGTGATCCGATTGGCGGCTACATCACCGTCGGCCGTGGCGTCACTGTGCATCGGCAGGACTGCATCACTTTCCTGAATCTGAAGGAGTTCGAGCCTAATCGGATTATCGAGGTGAGTTGGGGCGGTCAGCCTGTGGCTGTGTATCCTGTTGATGTCGAAATTGAAGCCTACGACCGTTCCGGTTTGTTGCGGGATATCACCCAGGTGCTGTCGTCCTCCAAAAGTGACGTTCTGGCTCTCAACACCTTATCCAACAAGGATGAGAATACGGCCACCATGACCGTGACCCTGGAAATTTCCAGCCTCGACCAGTTGGCCAAGTTGCTTGCCCAGATTCGCAATCTCCCCAATATCATTGATGTCAGGCGAAAGCGATCATGA
- the rlmD gene encoding 23S rRNA (uracil(1939)-C(5))-methyltransferase RlmD produces MSRRRRKALPSEPVRCVIETLSHDGRGIARDNGKAQFVDGGLPGETVMAKFISTRSKFDELRAVEVLEADDARITPPCNFADLCGGCSLQHMSGDAQIRFKENTLREHFAHFGGIEPEEWVAPMRSPALGYRRKARLGVKYVPARESVLVGFREKRNSFLTDIDRCVVLDPRIGDRITPLRELLHGMDAYRRIPQVEVACGDDSAAMIFRNMDPLSDSDRQGLIEFGQAHELHIYLQPKGPDTVHRIWPESGEERLSYDMEEFDLTMKFHPMDFTQVNVDINRNMVHRAVEWLDIQPGERVLDLFCGLGNFTLPLARRAGQVVGVEGDDAMVVRGRENAELNGLSNVAFHGADLQADFTSQPWAAEGFDKILIDPPRSGAQEVCEYLTAFGAKRIIYVSCNPATLARDAGVMVRNGYRLVRAGVMDMFPHTTHVESMAMFERVDN; encoded by the coding sequence ATGAGTAGAAGACGCAGGAAGGCCCTGCCAAGCGAACCGGTGCGCTGTGTGATTGAAACCCTCAGTCACGATGGCCGGGGCATCGCCCGGGACAACGGTAAAGCACAGTTCGTCGACGGCGGCCTGCCGGGCGAGACGGTCATGGCAAAATTTATCAGTACACGCAGCAAGTTTGATGAATTGCGGGCTGTGGAAGTGCTTGAAGCCGACGACGCGCGTATAACACCGCCCTGTAATTTCGCCGATCTTTGTGGTGGGTGTAGCCTCCAGCACATGAGTGGCGATGCCCAGATCCGGTTCAAGGAAAATACCTTGCGGGAACATTTTGCCCATTTCGGGGGCATTGAACCCGAAGAGTGGGTGGCGCCCATGCGTTCCCCGGCCCTCGGTTATCGCCGCAAGGCTCGGCTGGGCGTGAAATACGTGCCTGCACGGGAATCGGTGCTGGTCGGGTTCCGGGAAAAGCGCAACAGTTTCCTGACCGATATTGATCGCTGCGTGGTGTTGGATCCGCGTATTGGCGATCGCATCACCCCTTTGCGCGAACTGCTACATGGCATGGACGCCTATCGGCGCATACCGCAGGTGGAGGTCGCCTGCGGCGACGATTCAGCGGCGATGATATTTCGCAACATGGACCCACTGAGCGATTCCGATAGGCAGGGGTTGATCGAGTTCGGCCAGGCCCATGAATTGCATATCTACCTGCAACCGAAAGGGCCGGATACTGTTCACAGAATCTGGCCCGAGTCTGGCGAGGAGCGACTGTCCTACGACATGGAAGAATTCGACCTGACCATGAAGTTCCATCCCATGGACTTTACCCAGGTCAATGTGGACATCAATCGCAACATGGTACACCGAGCCGTAGAGTGGCTGGACATCCAGCCCGGTGAGCGGGTGCTGGACCTTTTCTGCGGACTGGGTAACTTTACTCTACCGCTGGCCCGCCGCGCCGGGCAGGTGGTTGGTGTGGAAGGTGACGATGCCATGGTGGTCCGCGGACGGGAAAATGCGGAACTCAACGGGCTATCGAATGTCGCATTCCACGGCGCTGACTTACAGGCGGATTTCACATCACAACCGTGGGCAGCGGAAGGGTTCGACAAAATACTGATTGATCCGCCGCGTTCCGGGGCTCAGGAGGTGTGTGAATACCTGACGGCCTTTGGTGCTAAGCGAATTATTTATGTTTCCTGCAACCCGGCTACGTTGGCCAGGGACGCAGGAGTGATGGTGCGTAATGGTTATCGGCTGGTGAGGGCGGGCGTTATGGACATGTTCCCTCACACCACCCATGTTGAATCCATGGCGATGTTCGAGCGCGTGGATAATTGA
- the cysM gene encoding cysteine synthase CysM, which translates to MHFPTIEDYVGHTPLVRLQRLPGETSNVILAKLEGNNPAGSVKDRPAISMIQEAERRGEIKPGDTLIEATSGNTGIALAMAAAIKGYRMVLIMPANMSEERRASMRAYGAEIVTVTKEEGMETARDLAQQMEAEGKGKVLDQFANQDNPLAHYRTTGPEIWEQTAGRVTHFVSSMGTTGTIMGVSRYFKERNPDIQIVGLQPQEGASIPGIRRWPEPYLPKIFDATRVDTVMDIGQQEAEDTMRALASEEGIFCGVSSGGSIAAALKLSAQVENAVIVAIICDRGDRYLSTGVFPGA; encoded by the coding sequence ATGCATTTCCCGACCATTGAAGATTATGTAGGGCATACGCCTCTTGTGCGTCTGCAGCGGCTTCCGGGCGAGACCAGCAATGTGATTCTGGCCAAGCTTGAGGGTAATAACCCTGCCGGTTCGGTGAAAGACCGTCCTGCCATCAGCATGATCCAGGAAGCAGAGCGCCGGGGTGAAATCAAACCGGGCGATACCCTGATAGAAGCCACCAGTGGAAATACCGGAATTGCCCTGGCGATGGCGGCGGCCATCAAGGGCTATCGTATGGTGCTGATTATGCCCGCGAACATGAGCGAGGAGCGTCGGGCATCGATGCGCGCCTATGGGGCGGAGATTGTCACCGTCACCAAAGAGGAAGGCATGGAAACCGCCCGCGACCTGGCCCAACAAATGGAAGCGGAAGGCAAGGGCAAAGTGCTGGATCAGTTTGCCAACCAGGACAACCCGCTGGCGCATTACCGCACCACCGGCCCGGAAATCTGGGAGCAGACGGCAGGGCGGGTTACGCATTTTGTCAGCTCCATGGGTACCACCGGGACCATCATGGGCGTGTCCAGGTATTTCAAGGAACGGAACCCGGATATCCAGATTGTTGGCCTGCAGCCCCAGGAAGGGGCGTCTATCCCCGGCATCCGGCGCTGGCCGGAGCCGTACCTGCCGAAAATTTTTGATGCCACCCGTGTGGATACGGTCATGGACATTGGCCAGCAGGAAGCTGAGGACACTATGCGTGCCCTGGCCAGCGAGGAAGGGATTTTCTGCGGTGTTTCATCAGGTGGCTCCATCGCTGCGGCCCTCAAGCTGTCGGCACAGGTTGAAAACGCGGTGATCGTGGCCATTATCTGTGACCGGGGTGATCGTTACCTTTCCACCGGTGTGTTTCCGGGTGCCTGA
- a CDS encoding ATP-binding protein has product MRRWGIRKKVLVVTLVPTLLTTLMLGLFFTYSWVNNIENLLQDRGESLSRQLSAGSEYGLFTANRSLLSSLSNALLEEQDVRSITFFDSKHNRLLHSGPGSSDDIGKDTLTGEKAVRVTRPDSTVFVTPVYLQDLMIESMLDPDSRQNVGAGKKPIGWVTVEMSHIRTEKETYKALLISLLLVLGGVLLSLVIALRLSRSFTDPVFELNEAVAKLKEGKLDTRVYTRAGPEFEQLESGLNAMAGELSKAQAEMQQNIDQATEDLRETLETIEIQNIELDFARKEALEASRIKSEFLANMSHEIRTPLNGIIGFTELLLKSPLPRQQRDHLSTIRKSSEILLTIINDILDFSKIEAGKLILDRIPFQLRDIVEEVMVMLAPAAHSKNLDLVPLVYNDVPDNIMGDPLRVKQVITNLVNNAIKFTQTGEVVLRASLEEEDKESNQITLRLSITDSGVGLSRAQQQSLFNAFSQADASTARQYGGTGLGLAISKRLVEEMGGKIGLESELGKGSTFWFTLTSELSSTGEAIAPKDALFGEKAIYLDQQKTTGLAVEHMLREWGMTVERVSSPGAMQEQIEEAQKEQSGYAVAIVGITRHLLNSSQYCSLVRSLELERDCRTLLLTPTLETHDTPLSGLASGHLTKPVCRESLYDELLLLVHGISNRQRQLPDHSHTINRELPSQSTRVPKVLAVDDNDANLKLVMTLLNDCGVMAEGATSGFEALSKARQHSFDLVFMDLQMPGMDGVETTERLRGLDGTNHRTPIIALTAHALAEEQDRLIQQGFDGYLAKPISNSQLIDIIHDYTGYTCHPGSAGEHLPVPEVRDTRRSVRPSTRNKQADCVSVAESIQLAAGKADLAEELFSMLVEQIHADIDQVPELWNSGNMSELLECVHKLHGATRYCGVPELRAAANQLETALKCSAPDMEYQKEQLLAAMERLQTWSEQTDWQQLFRQQNPQQATVD; this is encoded by the coding sequence ATGCGGCGCTGGGGCATACGCAAAAAAGTACTGGTGGTGACACTCGTCCCCACCCTTCTGACCACACTGATGCTGGGGCTGTTCTTTACCTACAGCTGGGTCAACAACATTGAGAACCTGCTGCAGGATCGCGGCGAGTCATTGTCACGCCAGTTGTCGGCGGGCTCGGAATACGGCCTGTTCACTGCCAATCGAAGTCTGCTCAGCAGCCTCTCCAACGCCCTGTTGGAAGAACAGGATGTGCGCTCTATTACCTTCTTCGACAGCAAGCACAATCGGCTGCTGCATAGCGGCCCGGGAAGCTCCGATGATATAGGCAAGGACACCTTGACCGGCGAAAAGGCGGTACGGGTTACTCGTCCCGACAGTACCGTCTTTGTAACACCGGTCTACCTCCAGGACCTGATGATCGAAAGCATGCTTGACCCGGATTCCCGCCAGAACGTGGGCGCAGGCAAAAAACCGATTGGCTGGGTAACGGTTGAGATGTCCCACATACGCACGGAGAAGGAAACCTACAAAGCACTGTTGATTTCCCTCCTGCTGGTACTGGGTGGTGTGCTTCTCAGCCTGGTGATTGCCCTGCGTCTGAGCCGTTCGTTCACCGATCCGGTCTTCGAACTCAATGAAGCCGTGGCGAAGCTCAAGGAAGGTAAGCTGGACACCCGTGTCTACACCCGCGCCGGCCCGGAGTTCGAGCAATTGGAATCCGGCCTGAACGCCATGGCCGGAGAACTGAGCAAAGCCCAGGCAGAGATGCAGCAAAACATTGACCAGGCCACGGAAGACCTCAGGGAAACCCTGGAAACCATCGAAATCCAGAACATCGAACTCGATTTCGCCCGCAAGGAAGCCCTGGAAGCCAGCCGCATAAAGTCGGAATTCCTGGCCAACATGTCCCACGAAATCCGCACACCGCTGAATGGCATCATCGGTTTTACCGAATTGCTGCTGAAAAGCCCGCTACCGCGGCAGCAGCGGGACCACCTGAGCACTATCCGCAAGTCATCGGAAATTCTGCTGACCATCATCAACGACATTCTCGATTTCTCCAAGATCGAGGCCGGCAAACTCATCCTCGACCGTATTCCCTTCCAGCTCCGGGACATCGTAGAGGAAGTTATGGTGATGCTGGCTCCCGCTGCTCACAGCAAGAACCTGGACCTGGTCCCGCTGGTCTACAACGATGTACCAGACAATATCATGGGTGATCCGCTGCGGGTAAAGCAGGTGATTACCAACCTGGTCAACAATGCCATCAAATTCACTCAGACCGGTGAAGTGGTTCTGCGCGCCAGCCTTGAAGAAGAAGATAAAGAGAGCAACCAGATCACCCTGAGGCTCAGCATTACCGATTCCGGTGTCGGGCTCTCGCGAGCTCAGCAGCAGTCCCTGTTCAACGCCTTCAGCCAAGCCGACGCGTCTACTGCCCGGCAATACGGTGGCACCGGGCTGGGGCTTGCGATCTCCAAGCGCCTGGTTGAGGAAATGGGCGGCAAGATCGGGCTTGAGAGTGAGCTCGGCAAGGGGTCAACGTTCTGGTTTACGCTGACCTCGGAACTGTCCTCCACCGGCGAAGCCATCGCACCCAAAGACGCTCTGTTTGGCGAAAAGGCCATCTACCTCGACCAACAGAAAACCACTGGCCTGGCGGTGGAACACATGCTCCGGGAATGGGGCATGACGGTAGAGCGGGTGTCATCACCGGGTGCCATGCAGGAGCAGATAGAGGAAGCCCAAAAGGAGCAGTCCGGCTACGCCGTCGCGATTGTTGGCATTACCCGTCACCTGTTGAATTCGAGTCAGTACTGTTCGTTGGTAAGATCACTGGAGCTGGAGCGGGATTGCCGCACACTGCTGTTGACCCCCACTCTTGAAACTCACGATACGCCGCTGTCGGGGCTGGCCAGTGGCCACCTGACCAAGCCAGTATGCCGCGAATCCCTGTACGATGAACTGTTGTTGCTGGTGCACGGTATCAGCAACCGGCAACGCCAGTTGCCGGATCATTCCCATACCATTAACCGTGAGCTGCCCTCCCAATCAACACGCGTACCCAAGGTGCTGGCGGTGGACGATAACGATGCCAACCTGAAGCTGGTAATGACCCTGCTCAACGACTGCGGCGTTATGGCTGAAGGCGCGACCAGCGGCTTTGAAGCACTGAGCAAGGCCCGCCAACACTCGTTCGACCTGGTATTCATGGATCTTCAGATGCCCGGAATGGACGGAGTGGAAACCACGGAGAGGCTACGAGGCCTGGATGGCACCAACCATCGCACTCCAATCATTGCGCTGACGGCCCATGCCCTCGCAGAAGAGCAAGATCGGCTGATCCAGCAGGGGTTTGATGGTTACCTAGCCAAACCCATCAGCAATAGTCAACTGATCGACATTATTCACGACTACACCGGCTATACCTGTCACCCCGGCTCCGCCGGTGAACACCTGCCGGTACCAGAGGTACGCGATACACGTCGTTCGGTTCGCCCGTCGACCAGGAATAAACAAGCTGACTGTGTCAGCGTGGCCGAAAGCATACAGTTGGCTGCCGGAAAAGCAGATCTGGCCGAGGAGCTGTTCAGCATGCTCGTTGAACAAATCCATGCCGATATCGACCAAGTACCGGAACTCTGGAACAGCGGCAACATGAGCGAGCTTCTGGAATGCGTCCACAAACTGCATGGCGCCACGCGCTACTGCGGCGTGCCGGAGCTGCGCGCTGCCGCGAACCAATTGGAAACCGCCTTGAAGTGCTCAGCGCCGGATATGGAGTATCAGAAAGAGCAGTTGCTTGCGGCCATGGAACGCTTGCAGACGTGGAGTGAACAGACCGACTGGCAGCAGCTGTTCCGGCAGCAGAACCCACAGCAGGCAACCGTGGACTGA
- the pdxJ gene encoding pyridoxine 5'-phosphate synthase — MKPRVLLGVNIDHVATLRQARGTRYPDPVQAAILAEEAGADGITIHPREDRRHIQDRDVLLLKEILTTKMNLEMAVTDAMLAFAEQVRPECVCLVPEKREELTTEGGLDVDGQEARVAKACDRLAKIGAEVSLFIDPDVTQIDAAVRCGAPVVELHTGEYAEATDPKIVEAAFNTLQEAVAYARRKGLVVNAGHGLHYHNTERVAAIAGINELNIGHAIIARAVYTGLKEAVRDMKALLESARA, encoded by the coding sequence ATGAAGCCCAGAGTCTTGCTGGGTGTAAATATTGACCATGTTGCTACCTTGCGTCAGGCCAGAGGGACCCGATATCCAGACCCGGTACAGGCGGCGATTCTGGCGGAAGAGGCGGGCGCCGATGGTATCACCATTCATCCCCGCGAGGATCGCAGACACATTCAGGATCGCGATGTGCTGCTGCTGAAGGAAATCCTCACCACCAAGATGAACCTGGAAATGGCAGTCACTGACGCCATGCTGGCGTTTGCCGAGCAAGTGCGCCCCGAATGTGTGTGCCTGGTGCCCGAGAAGCGCGAAGAGTTGACAACTGAAGGCGGTCTGGATGTGGACGGCCAGGAGGCGCGCGTGGCCAAAGCCTGTGACCGATTGGCAAAAATCGGTGCCGAGGTCTCCCTGTTTATCGACCCGGATGTGACACAGATCGATGCGGCGGTCCGTTGCGGAGCGCCGGTGGTGGAACTGCACACGGGGGAGTACGCGGAAGCGACTGACCCGAAGATTGTTGAAGCGGCTTTTAACACCTTGCAGGAGGCGGTGGCATACGCCCGCAGGAAAGGGCTAGTGGTCAATGCCGGCCACGGGCTGCACTACCACAATACTGAACGCGTTGCCGCCATTGCCGGTATCAACGAACTCAACATTGGCCATGCCATCATTGCCAGGGCGGTGTATACCGGGCTCAAAGAGGCCGTAAGGGATATGAAGGCTCTCCTCGAAAGCGCGCGAGCCTAA
- the recO gene encoding DNA repair protein RecO produces the protein MTGPMQQEPAYVLHRRPWRETSLMVDVFSLNAGRVTVIARGGNSAKSPLKAQLQPFQPLLLNWTGRSDLKTLTQADVRSGPSLKRTLSLYSGLYVNELLQRLLPMADPHHRLFAAYIDVIAELSEAGDVEPVLRRFEQSLAAELGYDFVWDQATDTGQPVEAGGLYCYDPEQGILAEPSPGVRLQNLPGGTLLALADGDLESAECRRVAKRVTRVLVDYLLQGKVLHSRSLFSHHRGDRNDL, from the coding sequence ATGACGGGGCCAATGCAACAGGAGCCCGCGTATGTTCTCCACCGCCGGCCCTGGCGCGAAACCAGTCTGATGGTGGATGTGTTTTCCCTTAACGCAGGCCGGGTAACTGTGATTGCCCGTGGAGGCAACAGCGCAAAGAGCCCGCTCAAAGCTCAGTTGCAGCCTTTTCAGCCTCTGCTGCTGAACTGGACCGGGCGCAGCGACCTGAAGACTCTGACTCAGGCGGACGTTCGCAGCGGCCCCTCCCTGAAGCGCACTCTCTCCCTGTACAGCGGCCTTTACGTCAATGAGCTATTGCAGCGTTTGCTGCCGATGGCCGACCCTCACCACCGACTGTTTGCCGCCTATATTGATGTCATCGCCGAGTTATCGGAAGCCGGGGATGTGGAACCGGTTCTGCGACGTTTCGAGCAATCCCTGGCTGCGGAGCTCGGGTATGACTTCGTCTGGGACCAGGCGACCGATACCGGGCAGCCGGTCGAGGCCGGGGGGCTTTATTGCTATGATCCGGAGCAGGGGATTCTGGCCGAGCCCTCGCCAGGTGTCAGGCTCCAGAATCTGCCGGGCGGTACGCTGTTGGCGCTGGCCGATGGCGACCTCGAATCTGCTGAGTGCCGGCGCGTCGCCAAACGAGTAACACGGGTACTTGTAGACTACCTGTTGCAGGGCAAGGTGCTCCATAGCAGAAGCCTGTTCAGTCATCATCGAGGAGATCGTAATGACCTCTAG
- the era gene encoding GTPase Era, translating into MNDVTRPENPDSRCGFVAIVGRPNVGKSTLLNHILGQKLSITSRKPQTTRHQVLGIKTDGPVQAIYVDTPGMHEEEPRAINRYMNKAATSALKDVDVAVFVVDQMAWTTADEMVLEKLSSLKCPVILAVNKVDRIENREALLPHLDMLSRKREFAEIIPLSALKGMNLEPLEAAVSRFLPESVHFYPDDQVTDRSERFMASEMVREKITRQLGAELPYSVAVEIEEFRKDGKTLHISALILVEREGQKKIIIGDKGERLRRIGQEARTDMERLFDSKVMLRLWVKVKRGWADSDRALKSLGMNDF; encoded by the coding sequence ATGAATGATGTGACCCGTCCGGAAAATCCGGATAGCCGTTGTGGTTTCGTGGCGATCGTCGGCCGGCCCAATGTGGGCAAGTCCACATTGCTGAACCACATTCTTGGCCAGAAACTCAGTATTACGTCCCGCAAACCCCAGACAACACGTCATCAGGTACTGGGTATCAAGACCGATGGCCCGGTTCAGGCAATTTACGTGGATACGCCGGGGATGCACGAGGAAGAACCCCGCGCTATCAACCGGTATATGAACAAGGCGGCGACATCGGCCCTCAAGGACGTCGATGTTGCGGTGTTTGTCGTCGACCAGATGGCGTGGACGACGGCGGACGAAATGGTTCTGGAAAAGCTCAGTAGCCTGAAATGCCCGGTGATTCTGGCAGTGAACAAGGTTGACCGCATTGAAAATCGCGAGGCCCTGTTGCCGCACCTCGATATGCTATCCCGGAAGCGAGAGTTTGCCGAGATCATTCCGTTGTCGGCGCTGAAGGGGATGAATCTGGAGCCGCTGGAGGCTGCGGTCAGTCGGTTCCTGCCTGAAAGTGTGCACTTTTACCCGGATGACCAGGTCACGGATCGCAGCGAACGCTTTATGGCCTCCGAAATGGTACGGGAGAAGATTACCCGGCAATTGGGGGCAGAGCTGCCGTACTCCGTGGCGGTCGAGATCGAAGAGTTTCGCAAGGATGGTAAGACCCTGCACATTTCTGCGCTAATACTGGTGGAGCGTGAGGGCCAGAAGAAGATCATTATTGGCGACAAGGGCGAGCGCCTGCGGCGCATCGGCCAGGAGGCCAGAACGGATATGGAGCGTCTGTTCGACAGTAAAGTCATGCTAAGGCTCTGGGTCAAGGTCAAGCGGGGTTGGGCGGACAGCGACCGGGCATTGAAAAGCCTGGGTATGAACGACTTCTGA